In a single window of the Campylobacter hyointestinalis subsp. lawsonii genome:
- a CDS encoding type IV secretion system protein: MQNNLIYKTKKTLVVAASVALLSSNLVASGIPVVDGAALAQNQKTFMMEWTQTLKDWAEKVKVWGEEATHRVSEVKKWADERVQWANDLYTKTGIRDIVNFTKEMNELYNEAYNTGHTIYTQATGFSLDNFDERAWDLFVKFGGKDQCSSINDVSHRNICKKNTTSAFKELQVVDRQFDRLKREIDDLDKLGKEISRNKGKQEDLKGSLDTANQIALLRARQENNWRAYQRDMDQLENEKKRLQEAEFQAKKERQFKAFEILQ; this comes from the coding sequence ATGCAAAACAATCTTATTTATAAAACAAAAAAGACCTTAGTTGTGGCTGCTTCAGTGGCACTATTGTCATCAAATTTGGTTGCATCTGGCATTCCAGTTGTAGATGGTGCAGCACTAGCACAAAATCAAAAGACTTTTATGATGGAATGGACACAAACACTTAAAGACTGGGCAGAAAAAGTAAAGGTATGGGGCGAAGAAGCAACGCACAGAGTTAGTGAAGTAAAAAAATGGGCTGATGAAAGGGTGCAGTGGGCAAACGATCTTTATACTAAAACCGGTATAAGAGATATAGTAAATTTCACGAAAGAGATGAACGAGCTTTATAATGAAGCCTACAATACTGGCCATACAATTTATACACAAGCAACAGGTTTTAGTCTTGATAATTTTGATGAAAGAGCGTGGGATCTATTTGTAAAATTTGGCGGAAAAGATCAATGCTCATCGATCAATGATGTTTCTCATCGAAATATTTGCAAAAAGAATACCACAAGTGCATTTAAAGAGCTTCAAGTTGTAGATAGGCAATTTGATCGCCTAAAAAGAGAAATTGATGACCTAGATAAATTAGGAAAAGAGATATCTAGAAACAAAGGCAAACAAGAAGATTTAAAAGGTTCATTAGATACTGCAAATCAAATCGCACTTTTAAGAGCAAGACAGGAAAATAACTGGAGAGCATACCAAAGAGATATGGATCAATTAGAAAATGAGAAAAAACGTCTGCAAGAGGCAGAATTTCAAGCCAAAAAAGAAAGACAATTTAAGGCTTTTGAGATATTGCAATAG